DNA from Stutzerimonas decontaminans:
GCTTCGCTGCTACCGGTGTGGGTGCTGCTGCAGCCGCGCGACTACATCAACGGCCTGCAGCTGTTCGTCGGCCTCGGCCTGCTCTATCTGGCCGTGCTGTTCGGCGCGCCGGAGCTGGTGGCGCCGGCGTTCAACCAGGAGCTGCCGGCCGACACGCCGAGCATCGTGCCGCTGCTGTTCGTCACCATCGCCTGTGGCGCGATCTCCGGCTTCCACGGCCTGGTCGCATCGGGCACCACCTCCAAGCAGCTGGATAAAGAAACCGACGCCCGCTTCGTCGGCTACTTCGGCGCCATGGGCGAAGGCATGCTGTCGCTGGCGGCGATCATCTGCTGCACCGCCGGCTTCGCCACCCTGACCGACTGGCAGCAGGTCTACACCGCCTTCGGCACCGGCGGCGTCACCGCCTTCGTGCAGGGCGGCGGCACGCTGCTGGCTAACGGCCTGGGCCTGCCCGCCGAGCTCGGCGGGACCATTCTCGCGGTGATGGCGATCCTCTTTGCCGGCACCACCATGGACACCGGCCTGCGCCTGCAGCGCTTCGTCATCCAGGAAGCCGGTGAACTGGCCGGATTGAAGGTCAACACCCTGATCGGTACGCTGATCGCCGTCGGCGTGTGCATGGCGCTGGCCTTCGGCGCCGGCTCCGATGGCACCGGCGGCATGGTCATCTGGCCGCTGTTCGGCACCACCAACCAGCTGCTGGCCGGCCTGACCCTGGCGGTGATCACCGTCATCCTGATCAAGCTCGGCCGCTCGCCGGTGTACACCCTGGTGCCGTTGGTGTTCCTGCTGGCCATGTCGATCTACGCGCTGCTGGTGCAGATGGGCCAGTTCTACCGCGCCGAAAACTGGCTGCTGCTGGGCATGGACGTGATCATCCTGATCGCCGCGCTGTGGGTCACCCTGGAAGCGGTGATCGCCATGCGCAAAGGCCGCGACCCGGCCGAGCAGGCCTTCGAGGCGCAGCCGTGAGCGAGCCGCTGAGCATCCTCGGCAAGGTTTCGGCGGGGCTGCGCGAGTTCTACGTCGCACCCTATCGCCGGACCTTCGCTCGTGCCCGGCGCGACGAAGACGACCTGTTCATGCTGCTGGTGTTCAGCGAAACCCTCGGCGTGCCGAACCCGGCCGCCTGGTACACCCTGGAGCTGATGCCGGCACTCTACGAGCGCTTCCATGACTGGCACCGGCGCATGGGCATGGAGCACTCGCCACTGGACCATATCGCATGCTGCTAGCGCTGGCCGAGCAGCGCCGCGTGCTGTTCTTCGGCGGCAAGGGCGGTGTCGGCAAGACCACCGTGGCCGCGGCCACGGCGCTGGCCCAGGCAAAAGCCGGCCGCCGGGTGCTGCTGATTTCCACTGACCCGGCACACAACCTCGGCCATCTCTGGCATCGCCCGGTGGGTCCGCAGAGGGTGCGCCTCGCGGCCGGACTGGACGGCCTGGAACTGGACCCGGAACTCACCGTGCAGCAGCACCTCGATGAGGTCGGCGCCGCCCTGCGCAAGCTGATGCCGGCGCACCTGGCCGGCGAAGTGGACAAGCACATTGCGCTCTCGCGCGATGCGCCGGGCATGCACGAAGCGGCACTGCTCGAACGCATCGCCGAGACGGTTGATCAGGGGCTGGCCGACTACGACCTTCTGGTGTTCGACACCGCGCCGTCCGGACACACCGCGCGGTTGATGGCCCTGCCGGAAATGATGAGCGCCTGGACCGAAGGCCTGCTGCGCCGGCAAGAGCGCGGCTCACGCTTTGCCCAGGTGCTGAAGAATCTCGGCCAGGACGATCGTGGGTTCGGCCAGTCCATCCTCGGCCAGAGCGATGGCGCGGCAGCCCCGGACCGCGACAGCCGTATCCGCCAGATCCTCGACCGCCGCCGCGAGCGCTTCAACCGGCTGCGCGAGGTGCTCGGTGATGCGCAGCAGTGCGCTTTCGTCATCGTGCTCGCAGCCGAGCGGCTGCCGGTGCTGGAAACCATCGAACTGCACGCACAGCTGCAGCGCGCCGGCACTCCGGTCGGCGCGCTGGTGGTGAACAAGCGCTCACCCGTCGATGCCGGCGCCTTTCTCGCCGAACGCCACGCCCTGGAGGAACAGCATCTCGCCACTCTGCGCCAGGCGCTGGGCCAGCTGCCACTGCTGGAGCTGCCGCTGTTGCCCGTCGACGTGGTCGGCGAAGCGGCACTGGAGGCGTTCGCGCGACGCCTGGGTGGTGCAACGGCCGCGCTATAGCCAGCCGTTGTCGCCCAGCACCTGGCTCTTGTAGAAATCGAGGTTGGCGCGCATGGCGAACACGCCGGCGACACCATAGGCGAGGAAGCGTGCGAAGTCGCCGTAGCCCACGGCGTCGAGCCCCATGATGATCAGGGTAACCGCGCCCAGCGCCAGCAGCGTATAGCTGAGCGCCCTGCGCCACATGCCCTTGGCCAGGTAGTACAGCGGCCCGAACAGAAAGGCGAGGATGTTGAAGGCCATGGCTTGGCGCCGATCGGCTGCGGACAGGCTCTTGAACGCGGGCAGGCGCGGGCCGCCAGCCTGCGCGATGGCCTGGAAACGTCGCTTCCAGCTGTCGGAAACGGGCAGCGCCTCGATCCGGCCCGCCTCAGCGCCGGTCAGCGGGGCAAGCGGGGGTGCGTAGGGATTCTGGGTACTCATGAAACCTCCTTGTTTTCGAGCGCCCATGATCGCGCCCGCCGCTGGCCAGTGCCAATCCGACGTGCCCGCCACGTGCTGCGCCGCAAGTTTCCGGACGCTGAGCCGCTGCAACGGTCACACCAGATGCCGCACGAACCAGTCGCCTGCCAGCTGGGCCACCTGTTCCAGAGTGCCGTGTTCCTCGAACAGATGGGTCGCGCCGGGTACCACCTGCAGCTGATGCACGCACTGCAGCCGCGCCGCGGCCTCGCGATTGAGCTCCAGCACTTCCAGATCGCGACTCCCGACGAGGAACAGCGAAGCGGCCTTGACCCGAGCCAGCGACTGGTCGGCGAGATCGACGCGGCCGCCGCGCGAAACCACCGCGGCGATATCCGCCGGGCGCGACGCCGCGGTGATCAACGCCGCGGCGGCACCGGTGCTGGCGCCGAACAGACCGATGCGCAACTCGCGCAGGTCCGCCTCGTTGCCCAGCTGATCGACCACGCCGCTCAAACGCTGGCTAAGTAACGGAATGTCGAAACGCAGCTGACGGGTAATCTCGTCGATAGCCTGCTCATCGGCGGTAAGCAGATCAAACAGCAACGTCGCCAGACCAAGCCCATTGAAATAGTGCGCCACACTCTGATTGCGCGGGCTGTGCCGGCTGCTGCCGCTGCCATGCACGAACACCACCAGGCCTACAGCATCCGGTGGTACGCAGAGATCACCATGCAGGCGCGCCTTGCCGAGTGTGAAGCGCATCGGTGTCACTGGATGCTGGGTCATACCGACTGCCCTCCTCGGTTCCAGGCGCGTTGCAGCAGCTCAACCACCTGCCGGTCCGACGTCTGATCGAAATTCTCGTACCAGCGGCCGATGGCATACAGATCATGCGGCAGGTGCAGACAGACGATGCGGTCGGCCAGACGCTTCAGCTGCGCGACGCTT
Protein-coding regions in this window:
- a CDS encoding carbon starvation CstA family protein, whose translation is MSAIALLLVGLIAMALGYVFYSKFIAERIYRLDPNYRTPAHSMRDGVDYVPTNKFVLWGHHFTSVAGAAPIVGPAIAVIWGWGPAFAWVVFGTIFFAGVHDFGALWASARSRGQSVGMLSGRLIGARGRSLFLVVIFLVLLMVNGAFAAVISNLLVSTPTSVIPVWGAILVALVIGQMIYRYNMKLLWPSLGGVIVLYTLILIGNQYPVALPDEIMGLSAKSVWILLLFVYAAIASLLPVWVLLQPRDYINGLQLFVGLGLLYLAVLFGAPELVAPAFNQELPADTPSIVPLLFVTIACGAISGFHGLVASGTTSKQLDKETDARFVGYFGAMGEGMLSLAAIICCTAGFATLTDWQQVYTAFGTGGVTAFVQGGGTLLANGLGLPAELGGTILAVMAILFAGTTMDTGLRLQRFVIQEAGELAGLKVNTLIGTLIAVGVCMALAFGAGSDGTGGMVIWPLFGTTNQLLAGLTLAVITVILIKLGRSPVYTLVPLVFLLAMSIYALLVQMGQFYRAENWLLLGMDVIILIAALWVTLEAVIAMRKGRDPAEQAFEAQP
- a CDS encoding cory-CC-star protein translates to MSEPLSILGKVSAGLREFYVAPYRRTFARARRDEDDLFMLLVFSETLGVPNPAAWYTLELMPALYERFHDWHRRMGMEHSPLDHIACC
- a CDS encoding ArsA family ATPase — encoded protein: MLLALAEQRRVLFFGGKGGVGKTTVAAATALAQAKAGRRVLLISTDPAHNLGHLWHRPVGPQRVRLAAGLDGLELDPELTVQQHLDEVGAALRKLMPAHLAGEVDKHIALSRDAPGMHEAALLERIAETVDQGLADYDLLVFDTAPSGHTARLMALPEMMSAWTEGLLRRQERGSRFAQVLKNLGQDDRGFGQSILGQSDGAAAPDRDSRIRQILDRRRERFNRLREVLGDAQQCAFVIVLAAERLPVLETIELHAQLQRAGTPVGALVVNKRSPVDAGAFLAERHALEEQHLATLRQALGQLPLLELPLLPVDVVGEAALEAFARRLGGATAAL
- a CDS encoding DUF2628 domain-containing protein → MSTQNPYAPPLAPLTGAEAGRIEALPVSDSWKRRFQAIAQAGGPRLPAFKSLSAADRRQAMAFNILAFLFGPLYYLAKGMWRRALSYTLLALGAVTLIIMGLDAVGYGDFARFLAYGVAGVFAMRANLDFYKSQVLGDNGWL
- a CDS encoding dienelactone hydrolase family protein, yielding MTQHPVTPMRFTLGKARLHGDLCVPPDAVGLVVFVHGSGSSRHSPRNQSVAHYFNGLGLATLLFDLLTADEQAIDEITRQLRFDIPLLSQRLSGVVDQLGNEADLRELRIGLFGASTGAAAALITAASRPADIAAVVSRGGRVDLADQSLARVKAASLFLVGSRDLEVLELNREAAARLQCVHQLQVVPGATHLFEEHGTLEQVAQLAGDWFVRHLV